The DNA region CTTATTCGCATATTAAGCCTTACCCctcaaaaaatgtttaaaaatgtattaggATTTCTACTACTTTTGGATTATATTGCCCTGTGTTATTCTGGTGTAGGCAAACAATCTACTAAGGTGAGAAAATTAGCTCTAAGATACAaaaacttttctgcttttcaagacACAGAAGTATCTTAGTCTGTTACCAGTCTTGTTTTGAAGCCAAGAATGGTAATAGTTTGCTGGCCATTTCCAATCATTGTGGGTCAGTCCACAGCTGTGCAGGCACTCAGTTTCAAAGGCATCCTCCACACTTCTCAGTACCTTTCTCCAAGACgaaatttctttctgaaagtcACAGTCAAAACACAACCGAGTACCTGACTCTGCACTGCTGTGATCAGTTACTTGTCTTAACatttacagagagaaaacaaggaaagcaaaacaccCTACCACTGCACCCATATAAGGTAACTAAACTGAAAGACAGCTTGCTGAAAATAACTCTTCAAAGTGGAATTATCTCCGGTATCACCTTGAAAAGCAGACAAGCAAATTCTGGAGTTAAAATCATGAAATAATGATAATTAAACAGTGACTCAGAATAGCAAATGCCAAATGAAGTACAATTTATGAGGTGTTTGCATGTTGTTAATACTGCAAAAACAATGACCTGTACAAACTGAAATTACTCCAGCCCGAGCTTCAGGACATTACTGACACTTCAGAAAATAGTCCCTTCAATCTCTTCAGTGTCAAACACCATTTTTACAACGCCTAATTTGTTCATATATGCAAGTGATCCTTGAGGAAGCAAATGGCAATATTTATGTACAGAGATTTAATAAAAGAGACCAGAGTCACAATCTGTTCAGTTCTGAGGAGGTCAACAAAGTCACACACCTTATTTTCCTTGCTTATACTAATGGGGACAAGTACTCTGAAACAGCACAGACCCCCAACCCTAATCTTTGTAAATCCAGCCACCACCTAATGTACTACCAGTTTGACACCATGCAGAGAAATGTCTCACTGAATTAGGAAAGCCATTACCACTTTTATACCTGAGACAAATTATTGATCTCCTTATCTGTCAATATCATTAATGTATTTTTGAtagaaaatgcagctttacACACTTAAAGGATGATGCATCTATCTTAGGCTTGTTCATTCTTAGGTAGTTGTTTCTTCAAAGAGAGAGTAGCAGTTGAAATTTACATGTATGTTGTGAAGGAAGCTGATTACAATTTACACATCCATTTCAGTCTAAGATTTACCCCACCATGCCACAAGACAGTAACTTcaaaaaatccctttgtttGCTGCAGAAAGTCACAAGCTGAGAACTGTAAAACCACAacatcctggagaagaaaacatctgagcaacagagtgaaaaaaatgtaagcCCATATACACATAAGATCTGCTTCAAAGACCAGACTGCACTTTTTAGTCTCTGCTCTGCCACCAGGCCCACTCAGCCCTTTCAGATAACATCAACAGCTGTGGAAGATCATCAAAGCAGACTGTTTTGCCCCAATAAAAGAGCTGACTCTCAGGCTCAAAGCATATAAGTAATGTGAAAGAGCAAATCCAGCTCAGCCAAGAGAGCTGAACCAGCTAGCACTGGAAAGGCTTGTGCTGAGAACACAGACCAGGTACATTCAAGTTGCCTTACATTGAAATggcatcaaaacaaaaaatgtatcAGTATTATCAGATGCCATGGATTATTGACACAGAGTACCTCAGTCCTATCTATAACTGAGTCAAGACCACCATAAAATCTACTTCTGAAGAGTAATATTAGAGCAAGATGAAAAAGCACATTCTCCTCACCCATCCAACTTTGAAACAACCATGGCAGTACTGTTCCTGGCAATGCAGTGAAACAATACATAGTTTcatctgttttgcagaaaaatgtatttggtCCACATGCTATAAAAGGCTCAGGTGATCTTCATTTCCCAATAAATCTTCCGAAGTCAATAATACTGTTTCTTAGTTTGAgacattatttcaaatatacaaCATTTCTATTAAGATTACCAGTATCTTGATAATACCCAAAGGGATGAATGAACCCAAACCAGCTTTTCAAATTACATTGCACCTTGTGTCTATGaaatttttactttaagacTGTAACTGATGGATACTATAAAGCAAGCTACTTAAAAAAGGGAACTAAAGCTTCCCCTCATTTGTTCTTTTCAAGATGAGCAGAGAACCTTTATACCCAGCCAGCAGTCCCTCTTGCAAGTCTCCTCATTAGTACAAACACTACAGCTTCTCCATGACTAAACCATCGAGGCCCCGTTCTTCTCCAAACAACACACTGCTCTACCTTTGGTTAACCAACTGCTGTATTTCACTATTCAGCAAAAGGGAATTATGCAAAATACCTACCCACAGTTCTTTCAGCCACCACTCAAAACTGACCTCATTTTCTAAGTACTTCAAGCACCTGAGCAATTACACAAATCCTTCACACAGTAGATTTAAGTCCATCCCAAGAGAATCCAATCAAAAACAAATGGTGGTAATGACCATCAACTATCTAAGCTAGATTTCTTTATTCTCCTACAAAACTGAGGAAACCAAGCACTATAAGGACTTCAAGCCTAACATTTCATACATTTTAGACAGAAATGTAACATTTCAGatagaaaaaacataaaacgagaaatcactaaaaataaagaccaaaaaaaaaaaaccagaaaaaaaaaaaaagaaagaccatCAACCTCAGATGAGAGACAATTAAAGAAAAGATGATTCTGACACATGCCAGCATATTAGACATTTAGCAAGCCTGATGCCACCATATCAGTGAGATTCCCTTGTTGGTAAATGAGAGTTCTTGTCTCTGAAAGCTAGTCCTTCAAGCCTTAGCATTAGAAGACATGTATCacttaacaataaaaaaaaaaaaaaaaagaagacagactTGCATACAAAATGTTTAGGTAATCCCAAAAGTCTTCTGTAAATTATCTCACATTCACActaaataaaaatctcttttaacaAGACTCAACATTAATTCTGAAGGCCCACCAAAGAGGCCCAAACCAATGTGCCCCATAAATTATGCAAGACTGCATCTTAATATCCAAATATCCAGTGTGCTGGTGAGCAGAAAGCATACCTTTGATATAGGAGTAACTTCATCTTCACATAATTCAAGATGCAGATAACACACTTACCCAGAACAGACAGCAGTAACTACAAGGATAAATTGAGAAATGAACAGTTATTCTATCCCTATGCTTGCATTTTAATTTCCCAGTCTTAATCTGCAGGCACTCAGGAACATGACTTAAAATGCACTTAGATTAATAGCCTAATGCCTTCTTTTATAAAACAATAAACAATGGTTATGGCTGTTCCTTTTTATATCCAACCATGCAGCCATCAATGTTATTTCCAATGGAAAACTAGGTAATCCtattttcttgttaaaaaaaacctcatcatACCCTTTTAGAACAAAATACTGAAGAAGATAGGCTAACAACAAGAGTTCCGCAGTTAAGGAAGAGATTCCTTTACAAGGAACAAAAGGCCAATATGAACAGTGTTTGCCAAAAATACAGCAAGGGTTGACCACCAGTGTGAAGTGCTCACTCCACAAGTGccaaatttttaattaaaaaaaaaaaaaacaaaaacatttattaCAACAGAATATTACAAAGAACTAGCTTCAATGAtcaacaaataaaattttacaaaatgcaAACAATGTAATTTCCAACTGTGGAGTGACAAATATCCCAAGTTTACAAACACAACATCTTTTTGTTTATGCCCACTTAAAAATCATTTCCAGTCTGCTTTATTTTCCATCAAATACAGTACATTTATCCAAACAAAAGCATGTACATTCAACATAGAACATTTTGAGCAAAGCTACAATCTTAGTTCCCATTCACAGTATTTTTAGTGCAATGCACTAACAGGGCCAAATAGTTCTCTATCCATAAAAGCATTATTACTCCTGATCTTGTGATCAACatttagatatattttatacaaaaaaagTATATATGAACACGAGGCACCTCCCTAAGTAAGGGAGTGAACCGATATAAAAAACACGGTATTTCTTCTGATGTACAATACCTTTCAAATTGTAGCAATTTGACACAAATcactaaacaaaatattttctaaaaggtaaaaaataaacaaaaaaaccaaacaaaaaaccccaaacaacaaacaacaacaacaaaaaaaaaaaccgaaacAAAATCCATGATTGCATGAAACCTGCCAAGAACTTCATAATGGTAGGCATGCAACTGTTTTACTACAATCTTGATTAAAAGGTTATAAAAAAGGTATCTAAACATTTTCCAATTACACAAAGTCAAGTGTTACCCATAGTGGTCATTTATGattttgagagaaaatatattttgagtTTCTCCCAAACTATCCTCcctttttattaatatttaatgagaTAAGCTATCATTATAAGTGGTTGTGCACAGATTGTCTATAATACATCAGCAAATATTCACTACCTTCATATTAACATTAGTGTGTtgatctttcaaaaataaactgaaaaaataaactgcaacTATCATTAAAGTGCttgtgtataattttttttaaaaattaaagaatagaGGAATGTGGATATTCTTGTAAACTTTCTACATGTTTACAAAGTTTTCTTATCAACCACATATGGAAACAAAATGGAGGTCTTTGAAGCAACTTCAGCACAGTGAAATTCAGAATGTCCTTGAACTGGGAAATTAGTCAACATGAACAAACTGAATTTATGGCAAATACTAAAAATTAGTAGAATTCAGCCAATAAACACTACATTGTTTGCTCTTATACATTCATTtgtaataaatttaaaacaatatatAATACAACATTTACCAAAGTAGGATATCACATCAAAGTTTGAGGTGTCCATCAATTAGCACTGCCAGGGAGGACCAGTATGCACGATGAGTTTTCTGAAGATTTCCTAAATGAGGAAAATCCACCTTCttccaaagctgctgctcaTTAACTTGTCTCTGGTATACTCTTTTTCAATTTCAGGAAGTTTGTTCTATACTGGGTCAAACTACAACTACATAGAGATAACTGCTCATTTAGAAGCATGTGCATTTCACTTCAACTACTTCAGTGTTTTGGGAAGTGGTACTGTCCTACAGGCAGTCAGAATGATTATTAAtatagtaagaaaaaaaaaaaacaacttatgAAAGTATTTCCTCCTTATAGTACCATTATCAAGAATTAGCAGTTCCACCAACAAACTAAAGTCTTTTTCATTCAAATGAACTTCAAACTTTCCGAACATCACTTGAACCTATCTGaagagaaatgggaataaattaaTACTTTGAGTTTACCCATATAATTCTGTTTTAAACTACACAACATAATTAATTTATAAGgttaaatttttaattcttattcaAAATGCAGAAGTCACTCCCCCTCTAGAATTCAGCATAATTCAGGGTTCAACTCAATTCATTTCTGAAGTTCTGCCTAATTTGGTCAGAATTTATTATAAAGTCACGAAAGCACCACATCACAATTTAATATAACTAGGTGGTTATTCACTGTGAAAGCTGAACTCAAATCAAATCACCTCCCAGAAAATAGCTTTTCAGAGTTGAAACATAGAACAAGGCACATatactttgctttctttttaccAAATATGCTAGAAAGATGATTCTGAATAAGGATGTTAAAAACTCCTAAAATTGTCACTACAGTCTCTCTTCATCATATTTTTGTACAATCCCCAACCTTCAGCCATCAGTTGGTCAGTTTGAAATACAAAGTGACtgcacacaaatattttctttttaaaaggttCTCTAAAAATAGGCCATGGCAAGGCCTATGGAAAACCAAGTAGCTACAAATACAACCCCTCCAAGTGTAAAAAATTGCAAGAGCACCACATAAGCAAAAGTTTAGAAAATTCTAGGGCAGGCTTCAATGCATATCAAGGCTTAAAGCAAACACTTTGATAAGATTTGAACAATTTAGAAAACTAAATGACCACAAGTCTCCAAACCTGGGCTTATATaaataagcattaaaataatagaattataaATTTGATGACTTCAAAGGTATTTGCAGACACCTAACCCATAATGATTTTGAATCAAAGCAATTAAGCAatcaaattacattaaaaaaacctgttctATGCACTTTTGTTGACAGTGTGTTGGCaatacacattaaaataaaaatttaaattcacaaATGCTAATTCCAGTAAATTCATAGAGATTTTTTCTGTTATCAACTTTTACTTTAGTACTTTTAGTACTTCTTCAAGCAGTCACAGCAAAGTTAATTAAATGAGTTAAGTTattcaaaccaaacaaaattattacttcttaaaaattactattttaaaaatttacttatATTAGCCTTATTAGAACAGATGCCTTAGGACAGTTTAAAGAGTTGACTTAGTACAGTTTAATCTACATTCCATCTTTCTACAATGACAAATTTAGATTTTAACTCTTTtccaaaatgctaaaaaaaaaaagaaacaaatttgacatctaattttgtatttaagaCACTAAACCATAAAATCTAtgggaaaatatgttttcagcAATAAATcaacaacagcaaaagaaatgcagtagtattgttggttttttttttaacaaaaaaaaaccaaaacaatttttctttttcctcaccaGACAACAGCTTTAGATCTTGTACTTCTGCCTTTGGTTTTACTTTCTTCAGGTGAATGAGATATGTTTGCTTTGTGGGTTTTCTTATGATGTTCTAGAAAAGCTTTTCTGGCAAATGCTTTCCCACATTTACTGCATCGGTGCAGAGAGAAGTTTTTTGTTACTTTTACTTCAATGCCAACATCAGCTCTTTCATACTTTTTACTGGGAGAATTAGAGGTGACATCCTGTTTTGAACCAATCTGTTTCGTTTCGTCCTTCTGAGAGCCTCTTTTTGTCACCTTATTTAGAACAAGATCAATTGGCTTCTTTATTGCTCTTATTTCTAAACTTGCCGTTATTTTCCCAAGGTAGCGTGGTGACTTTTTATGAACCACAGTTATGTGTCTGATCACATCACGTTTGCGACGTGTTTCGTAAGAGCAGAGTGGACACCTGTAGTATTTAacataaatattatttccatCTGTGTGTAATTCAATGTGTTTTGTTAAATTCTGTTTAGACGTAAATTGGCGCTTACAGAGTTTACAGTAAAGCTGCTTGAAGTCAAAGCCAGCTGAAAGTTTTGGCTTCCTGGTTTTTTGCTggccacctgcagcagctgtatTAGTTGATTTAGGGGCTGATTTAGTGGTTGATTTGCAGGTTGATTTAGTGGTTGATTTAGTGGTTGATTTAGGGTTTTCAGGGTCTTGTTTAaccttatttttctgtgctgacgatgtgttctttttctcatttgaatGATTTGTTCCCTTTAATTCATTCTGTGGAGAAAGCGCAATGGAAGGGGGTGAAGGTTCTACAGAAGCTGCTAGTTCAACTTTCATTTCTGTGCCATTGGTAGTATTGTTGGgtcctttctctcttttagaGTTCTTTCCAGAAAGAGTTATCTTGTGAACAATTTGCATATGCCTTTTCAGCATTATCTGTGAACTATATTTTCTCTTGCACAGAAGGCATTTGCATGCACTTAAATTGTATTCAGCCTTTGAAGACGACTTTTGTTTTCTGGTCTTAAAAGATTTTTTAGCAGAAACTGTATCCAAGAACAAAGGTTGCCCAGGCTTTGTAGCTATATCAGGAGTAATGGAATCCCTTCTTAATCCTCTATGAACTTCATCAAAATGCCTCCTTACATTGGCTTTTGTGGCAAATGATTTATAACACACAGGACAACTTCTACCTAATGTGACGAGAACGTTCTTATTTCGTCCTTTTGCAGAGCactggtttggtttcttttttgtttctataTACTTCTTTAgttcttccatcttttttttgtgtacttTTCGAATGTGCCGGCGTACACTGCGTCTTGAATGAAATTCCTTCCTACAGAGGCAACAAATCAACTGGTGGCCATAATCAGAATTATCCAGAGAGTCCAAGTCAGGATTTACTGCAGGTGGCTGTTCTTCAGGAGTAGATATCACCTTGTTTGTAACAGGATCAGCAGGAGGTAATTCTACGGTATCCCCAGCTGGGATTGGGGCTGGAGCTGAAACAGTCTTGGGTTGCTCAGTGCTGGGTTCCTGGATCTGTACTGGAGCGTGATCGGGGATATGGCTACTTTCTGTGTTCTCATCTGGGCTATCCATCCTTGACACATATTGAAATACAGCATTTTGATTAGTTTCTATAGGCTCCAATGTAATGATATATTCTTGCTTATCTACCCTTGGATAGATTGCTTCAAGAAGGTCATTTATGGCTTGACTCTGCTTGTCTTTTGTATCTGGGAGGTctatgaaaagaggaaaaggtaTTCTTTAATGATTCGGTAATTTccaattatttaaatttcaaagtaGCTTTTAACCACTACAAATTTCCACAAATCCTCTTTTGTACTCTCTGAACACTCAAAGGCTTTGCGTAATCATTGCAAGTTgcctttttaataaaagccAGCATCGGAAATAACTCTCCTGACATGCTAATGTGAAAGCCACCTGAACTAAAAATTTGTATGACTGGAATTAAGCTGGTGTTTAAAAAACTGTATCAATTGCAAGAATAACATCATTCGACTGAGCTTGTTCTGCAGGTGTGCAACCAAGCCTGAAGTATCATTAAAAACCGATTTTCCTACTGTGGGATACAGGCACTCTCAATAAAGGAACCTAATTCTGGAAATAAGCTCTTCTCTGTGAATTCTGAACAATCCTTACCAAAGAATGAAACAGCTGTGTAACCTGAGCATTGCATGAGGTAGATATAAGTAGATAATATTTTACAGGTCTCAGTAATAGTCTGTTTTTAAATGCCAAATAAGTTCAGTGCTCTAGTTCCCAGTGTGACACTCAAAGCATCTGCAATGGCAAAACTAGGAAGCTGGGATCCTACAGCAAAAAGGTGAGGCACTGAGATGACACAGTTCAAATTTTTGTGGGTAATTTTAAAGATGTGGGTCTTGGTAACAGCTAATTAAACACCCACAGTCATAGTTTTGTGTCCTTCCACACCCGGCAATATATGGAAAGTGTTAGTACAAAAAATAGGCTGTTTTGTTGCTCCAAACCCATTTttaacactgaatttttaacagcttttacAGTCAGTTTCAAATGAGCCTATCTATATAGCTTTTACCAAGAGTAAAAAGTCTTTCCTATTTTATAGACCTTTTAAGACTACTTCATGATTATATTGAGTGCATGGATTTTTCACAATGGTGTGCTGAACTTTTATTCCTGTCTCCTGTTCACTATCTTTTATTTATTGGAAAATCTCTCACTTAGTTCAATAACTATACTCAATTTTATATAAAGCACAAGTATTTATACAGTATTATTCAGAGTGTGTAGTattattccttttatttgcACCTCTCATAGTGAACAGTGGAAGTTATCTTATTTGTATGTTACTTGCATGTTATTTCATATTAACATATGAAAGTTAATCAGAAAGTTAAATGAAGGCTAGAATACCAGGAGCTGGACATTAAGTCTTTCCTCAGGGTAATCTTACTTTGCTTTGAAACTATTACATCTGAAGTCACATGCACTTGTAACTTTGCTTTGAAACTCTGAAGCTTCTCACAGAGAAGCTCTGTGACTCTCTTAACTGGCCAAGCAAGCTCATTTAAGGAAGGTGACAGTACCAGCCTTTTCACCTTCTCCTTTCAGCTGACACCATGTGCAAAAAGAAACATCAAAGTATATCTCTGTTTGTTcctaaattttgaaatattgaGCAGGAAGGCATtactcaggaaagaaaattcctCATTGCACCTATATTGATCTAGTGAAAAGATCAAGATAATAAGCTTTACAAACATTTTTGAATGTTGACACATTTCCAAATTAATCAATTTTACTCAGATTAACAAAACGTTATCACTGGAATGAAACTGTAGTAAATTtctctttccataaaaaatattgttcttaGCTTTTTTCCTCATCATTTAAGTAacttcttttaataaataaagcttATTTTCCACAACAGAGATGTTCGGCTAGGCATGATCACATAGGATATGTTAAAGCAGCATACAGTGAAGTGAAGCAGGGGAAAAGAGACAGATCCTTCTCCTTCAAGCACAGATCGTTAAATAAAAGGGTAAACTTTTAGTCTGTGTTTCATACTGACTAAAACCAAAAGACTGCATTCATGACACAAGCACTCTATTCTCTCGGTACAAAAGAATATTAAGGATCTTGACCCAGGTCTCttcacaggagcagcagaagtcCATCAGAGCTATGGTGGCCTAGAACTGAATCACCCTGTCAGACCCACTGTCTTCTGTGAGATTAGCTTCCCAGTCCTTTGACATGCTTTTGGTATCTCTCACAGTAAAGGacagatgggaaagaaaaagggtaAGAAGGAATAAGATGTGTTAAGAGTGACACTTAATTAAAAGGCTAGATGTATAAACTAGCTATCTGATTATGATATTGGCATGGCTCTTGGTTGTTAATTCACATAAAGTCATTGCTGTAGCTCCTTCAATAACATAAAAGTGATCTACATACGATACTACAGAAATTTAGGTCCACTTCggttttttgcattttgtttcagGTATGTTTGTGTAAATGGTAATGAAAGATAAATTTTTCAACTTCACATAGCtttattaaacatttaaattaataagACTTACTATCATCCATCTGAAGACTTGGAGGACAATAAAACTTTTTATGAGTAATTAAATTTGGTAATCCTCTGAAGAGACTCCGGCACAATTTACACTCAAAAATGGTGTCCACATCTCTTAACAAGATATGTTTAAGTTGTTTCGTTcctgtaataaaataaatattacactTATGGAAGGCTTTCTGTTCATCTCTTAGCTCACATCATCCCATGAAAGCGGAATTAGACCATGATTTTAGACCATGAATAATTACATCATTTTATCTTTTAGTGCTACTTCATTTGTAATGGAAGTTTATGATATATGCTCCCAAATTTCACTATGAAGACAAgactgagattaaaaaaaccctcaaggaTTACACACATTACAGTTTACAGAGAAGGTGCAATGATTTACAATAAAAACTAACATCTAACATTAGGAAAGAGTTCTTACTACAGTATTTGGTTGTTGCAATACAATTGCCcaataggaaaaaataagcaCGTAGAGCATTTAAAGAAGCCTgtagtattttttctttagggTTATCCTACAGTGCTAAGAAAACAAGACACATACAGCTATTTCACATAGAAATGGCACCTGGTAAGGCAAAAGACTAAAGCATTAAATAGACCAAAGAGAATAACTATAACAGGTCAAGTCCAACAAGCCAAGTCCAAGCTGGTGACACTTAGGCGAGATAGTAGAAATGTAGGCATATTAtcagcctgaagaaaaaaaaatacatacaacTTAAATCTGAAAGATCTCTACTAAAACATAGAGAGTGTGATAAAATATGTCAGCTTC from Vidua chalybeata isolate OUT-0048 chromosome 5, bVidCha1 merged haplotype, whole genome shotgun sequence includes:
- the ZNF800 gene encoding zinc finger protein 800 isoform X4, with the protein product MPLRDKCCQTDHHHHGCCDPVHLLEPGDPPLLQQPLQTSKSGIQQIIECFRSGTKQLKHILLRDVDTIFECKLCRSLFRGLPNLITHKKFYCPPSLQMDDNLPDTKDKQSQAINDLLEAIYPRVDKQEYIITLEPIETNQNAVFQYVSRMDSPDENTESSHIPDHAPVQIQEPSTEQPKTVSAPAPIPAGDTVELPPADPVTNKVISTPEEQPPAVNPDLDSLDNSDYGHQLICCLCRKEFHSRRSVRRHIRKVHKKKMEELKKYIETKKKPNQCSAKGRNKNVLVTLGRSCPVCYKSFATKANVRRHFDEVHRGLRRDSITPDIATKPGQPLFLDTVSAKKSFKTRKQKSSSKAEYNLSACKCLLCKRKYSSQIMLKRHMQIVHKITLSGKNSKREKGPNNTTNGTEMKVELAASVEPSPPSIALSPQNELKGTNHSNEKKNTSSAQKNKVKQDPENPKSTTKSTTKSTCKSTTKSAPKSTNTAAAGGQQKTRKPKLSAGFDFKQLYCKLCKRQFTSKQNLTKHIELHTDGNNIYVKYYRCPLCSYETRRKRDVIRHITVVHKKSPRYLGKITASLEIRAIKKPIDLVLNKVTKRGSQKDETKQIGSKQDVTSNSPSKKYERADVGIEVKVTKNFSLHRCSKCGKAFARKAFLEHHKKTHKANISHSPEESKTKGRSTRSKAVV
- the ZNF800 gene encoding zinc finger protein 800 isoform X1; this encodes MPLRDKCCQTDHHHHGCCDPVHLLEPGDPPLLQQPLQTSKSGIQQIIECFRSGTKQLKHILLRDVDTIFECKLCRSLFRGLPNLITHKKFYCPPSLQMDDNLPDTKDKQSQAINDLLEAIYPRVDKQEYIITLEPIETNQNAVFQYVSRMDSPDENTESSHIPDHAPVQIQEPSTEQPKTVSAPAPIPAGDTVELPPADPVTNKVISTPEEQPPAVNPDLDSLDNSDYGHQLICCLCRKEFHSRRSVRRHIRKVHKKKMEELKKYIETKKKPNQCSAKGRNKNVLVTLGRSCPVCYKSFATKANVRRHFDEVHRGLRRDSITPDIATKPGQPLFLDTVSAKKSFKTRKQKSSSKAEYNLSACKCLLCKRKYSSQIMLKRHMQIVHKITLSGKNSKREKGPNNTTNGTEMKVELAASVEPSPPSIALSPQNELKGTNHSNEKKNTSSAQKNKVKQDPENPKSTTKSTTKSTCKSTTKSAPKSTNTAAAGGQQKTRKPKLSAGFDFKQLYCKLCKRQFTSKQNLTKHIELHTDGNNIYVKYYRCPLCSYETRRKRDVIRHITVVHKKSPRYLGKITASLEIRAIKKPIDLVLNKVTKRGSQKDETKQIGSKQDVTSNSPSKKYERADVGIEVKVTKNFSLHRCSKCGKAFARKAFLEHHKKTHKANISHSPEESKTKGRSTRSKAVVCLEFGLTHCSKDLWCGKLRSTSAVGQNTRT
- the ZNF800 gene encoding zinc finger protein 800 isoform X2, whose translation is MPLRDKCCQTDHHHHGCCDPVHLLEPGDPPLLQQPLQTSKSGIQQIIECFRSGTKQLKHILLRDVDTIFECKLCRSLFRGLPNLITHKKFYCPPSLQMDDNLPDTKDKQSQAINDLLEAIYPRVDKQEYIITLEPIETNQNAVFQYVSRMDSPDENTESSHIPDHAPVQIQEPSTEQPKTVSAPAPIPAGDTVELPPADPVTNKVISTPEEQPPAVNPDLDSLDNSDYGHQLICCLCRKEFHSRRSVRRHIRKVHKKKMEELKKYIETKKKPNQCSAKGRNKNVLVTLGRSCPVCYKSFATKANVRRHFDEVHRGLRRDSITPDIATKPGQPLFLDTVSAKKSFKTRKQKSSSKAEYNLSACKCLLCKRKYSSQIMLKRHMQIVHKITLSGKNSKREKGPNNTTNGTEMKVELAASVEPSPPSIALSPQNELKGTNHSNEKKNTSSAQKNKVKQDPENPKSTTKSTTKSTCKSTTKSAPKSTNTAAAGGQQKTRKPKLSAGFDFKQLYCKLCKRQFTSKQNLTKHIELHTDGNNIYVKYYRCPLCSYETRRKRDVIRHITVVHKKSPRYLGKITASLEIRAIKKPIDLVLNKVTKRGSQKDETKQIGSKQDVTSNSPSKKYERADVGIEVKVTKNFSLHRCSKCGKAFARKAFLEHHKKTHKANISHSPEESKTKGRSTRSKAVVCLEFGLTHCSKDLWCANVLFHKPLC
- the ZNF800 gene encoding zinc finger protein 800 isoform X3, whose translation is MPLRDKCCQTDHHHHGCCDPVHLLEPGDPPLLQQPLQTSKSGIQQIIECFRSGTKQLKHILLRDVDTIFECKLCRSLFRGLPNLITHKKFYCPPSLQMDDNLPDTKDKQSQAINDLLEAIYPRVDKQEYIITLEPIETNQNAVFQYVSRMDSPDENTESSHIPDHAPVQIQEPSTEQPKTVSAPAPIPAGDTVELPPADPVTNKVISTPEEQPPAVNPDLDSLDNSDYGHQLICCLCRKEFHSRRSVRRHIRKVHKKKMEELKKYIETKKKPNQCSAKGRNKNVLVTLGRSCPVCYKSFATKANVRRHFDEVHRGLRRDSITPDIATKPGQPLFLDTVSAKKSFKTRKQKSSSKAEYNLSACKCLLCKRKYSSQIMLKRHMQIVHKITLSGKNSKREKGPNNTTNGTEMKVELAASVEPSPPSIALSPQNELKGTNHSNEKKNTSSAQKNKVKQDPENPKSTTKSTTKSTCKSTTKSAPKSTNTAAAGGQQKTRKPKLSAGFDFKQLYCKLCKRQFTSKQNLTKHIELHTDGNNIYVKYYRCPLCSYETRRKRDVIRHITVVHKKSPRYLGKITASLEIRAIKKPIDLVLNKVTKRGSQKDETKQIGSKQDVTSNSPSKKYERADVGIEVKVTKNFSLHRCSKCGKAFARKAFLEHHKKTHKANISHSPEESKTKGRSTRSKAVVWGGEKK
- the ZNF800 gene encoding zinc finger protein 800 isoform X5, which gives rise to MPLRDKCCQTDHHHHGCCDPVHLLEPGDPPLLQQPLQTSKSGIQQIIECFRSGTKQLKHILLRDVDTIFECKLCRSLFRGLPNLITHKKFYCPPSLQMDDNLPDTKDKQSQAINDLLEAIYPRVDKQEYIITLEPIETNQNAVFQYVSRMDSPDENTESSHIPDHAPVQIQEPSTEQPKTVSAPAPIPAGDTVELPPADPVTNKVISTPEEQPPAVNPDLDSLDNSDYGHQLICCLCRKEFHSRRSVRRHIRKVHKKKMEELKKYIETKKKPNQCSAKGRNKNVLVTLGRSCPVCYKSFATKANVRRHFDEVHRGLRRDSITPDIATKPGQPLFLDTVSAKKSFKTRKQKSSSKAEYNLSACKCLLCKRKYSSQIMLKRHMQIVHKITLSGKNSKREKGPNNTTNGTEMKVELAASVEPSPPSIALSPQNELKGTNHSNEKKNTSSAQKNKVKQDPENPKSTTKSTTKSTCKSTTKSAPKSTNTAAAGGQQKTRKPKLSAGFDFKQLYCKLCKRQFTSKQNLTKHIELHTDGNNIYVKYYRCPLCSYETRRKRDVIRHITVVHKKSPRYLGKITASLEIRAIKKPIDLVLNKVTKRGSQKDETKQIGSKQDVTSNSPSKKYERADVGIEVKVTKNFSLHRCSKCGKAFARKAFLEHHKKTHKANISHSPEESKTKGRSTRSKAVV